One genomic segment of Amycolatopsis sp. Hca4 includes these proteins:
- a CDS encoding Lrp/AsnC family transcriptional regulator, whose product MGDETRARALDNTDRSLIDLLQKDGRASFTALAKAVGLSEGAVRQRVQRLLRDDLMQIVAVTDPANVDLTRQAMVGISVDGVDPRDVADKLSELPNVHYVVLCAGRYDLLAELVCRDDDHMLEVLGEEVRKIPGVSGTELFVYLKLAKQNYSWGRLTA is encoded by the coding sequence ATGGGTGACGAAACACGTGCGCGCGCGCTGGACAACACGGACAGATCGCTGATCGACCTGCTCCAGAAGGACGGCCGGGCCTCGTTCACCGCGCTCGCCAAGGCGGTCGGGCTTTCCGAGGGGGCAGTCCGCCAGCGCGTGCAGCGGCTGCTGCGCGACGACCTGATGCAGATCGTCGCGGTGACCGACCCCGCCAACGTGGACCTGACGCGCCAGGCCATGGTCGGCATCAGCGTCGACGGCGTCGATCCCCGCGACGTCGCCGACAAGCTGTCCGAGCTGCCGAACGTGCACTACGTCGTGCTGTGCGCCGGGCGCTACGACCTGCTCGCCGAGCTGGTCTGCCGCGACGACGACCACATGCTCGAGGTGCTCGGCGAAGAGGTGCGCAAGATCCCGGGCGTGTCCGGGACCGAGCTGTTCGTGTACCTCAAGCTGGCCAAGCAGAACTACTCCTGGGGCCGGCTCACGGCTTAG
- a CDS encoding APC family permease — protein sequence MSEAVALGVVPAVPAKGLRGGALGMVSSMVIGMSSTAPAYSIAATLGLIVLAGTGFQAAAFVLLSFVPVLFVAFAFRELNTAEPDCGTNFTWAARAFGPHAGWFTGWVVTAAQLLVMSSQSALTGRYTLLLFGASDAAGNRWVTTAIGAAWLLVLCWLCYRGIEVSARVQWLLLGVELAVLVIFSVVALVRVFDGTAGPQASLPRLDWLWPGGVSAGAAVSAVLLAVFIYWGWESSLSVNEESADPRHAPGRAAVLSTVLLVLNYLLVTVAALAFAGVGSEGIGLANEANSEDVLAGLGGAVFGDGTTGKVLGVLLIVSVLTSGAATSQATIMPAARTTLSMASHGALPRVFGRVHPRYRTPTVATWAFGLVSLAVYVLLALISDNVLSDSVDAVGLTIAIEYTMTALACVWVFRRTLFTSVRHFVLRGLLPFTGGVFFLAVLVFALIEYARPDAGETTVFGIGGVAVIGVVSIVLGVPLMFAVHRACREFFAGRRLPRGSVPRGGDTISPDHAG from the coding sequence ATGTCGGAGGCCGTGGCGCTCGGCGTCGTCCCCGCCGTACCCGCGAAGGGGCTGCGCGGCGGCGCGCTGGGCATGGTGTCGTCGATGGTCATCGGGATGTCGTCGACCGCGCCGGCCTACTCCATCGCGGCCACCCTCGGGCTGATCGTGCTGGCCGGCACCGGGTTCCAGGCGGCCGCGTTCGTGCTGCTCTCGTTCGTGCCGGTGCTGTTCGTGGCCTTCGCCTTCCGCGAGCTGAACACCGCGGAACCCGACTGCGGCACCAACTTCACCTGGGCGGCCCGCGCGTTCGGCCCGCACGCCGGCTGGTTCACCGGCTGGGTCGTCACGGCCGCGCAGCTGCTGGTGATGAGCAGCCAGTCCGCGCTGACCGGGCGCTACACGCTGCTGCTGTTCGGTGCCTCGGACGCGGCGGGCAACCGCTGGGTGACGACGGCGATCGGGGCCGCCTGGCTGCTGGTCCTCTGCTGGCTCTGCTACCGCGGGATCGAAGTGTCCGCCCGGGTGCAGTGGCTCCTGCTCGGCGTCGAGCTGGCCGTCCTGGTGATCTTCTCGGTGGTGGCCCTGGTCCGCGTCTTCGACGGCACGGCCGGGCCGCAGGCGTCGCTGCCGCGCCTGGACTGGCTGTGGCCGGGCGGGGTCTCCGCGGGCGCCGCGGTTTCGGCGGTGCTGCTGGCCGTGTTCATCTACTGGGGCTGGGAAAGCTCGCTGTCGGTCAACGAGGAGTCGGCTGATCCGCGGCACGCGCCGGGCCGCGCCGCCGTGCTGTCGACAGTGCTGCTGGTGCTGAACTACCTGCTCGTGACGGTTGCCGCGCTGGCCTTCGCCGGCGTCGGCAGCGAAGGGATCGGACTGGCGAACGAGGCGAACTCCGAGGACGTGCTGGCCGGCCTGGGCGGCGCGGTGTTCGGCGACGGGACGACCGGCAAGGTCCTCGGCGTGCTGCTGATCGTCTCGGTGCTGACCAGCGGCGCGGCGACCAGCCAGGCGACGATCATGCCTGCCGCGCGCACGACGTTGTCGATGGCCAGCCACGGTGCCCTGCCGCGCGTCTTCGGCCGCGTGCACCCGCGGTACCGGACGCCGACCGTGGCGACCTGGGCGTTCGGGCTCGTCTCGCTGGCCGTGTACGTGCTCCTGGCGCTGATCAGCGACAACGTGCTGTCCGACTCGGTCGACGCGGTCGGGCTGACCATCGCCATCGAGTACACGATGACCGCGCTGGCCTGTGTCTGGGTGTTCCGCCGGACGCTCTTCACGAGCGTGCGCCACTTCGTGCTGCGTGGGCTGCTGCCGTTCACCGGCGGCGTGTTCTTCCTGGCCGTGCTGGTGTTCGCGCTGATCGAGTACGCGCGGCCGGACGCCGGCGAGACGACGGTGTTCGGCATCGGCGGCGTCGCGGTGATCGGCGTGGTGTCGATCGTGCTCGGGGTGCCGCTGATGTTCGCCGTCCACCGCGCCTGCCGGGAGTTCTTCGCCGGCCGCCGCCTGCCGCGCGGGTCCGTCCCGCGCGGCGGCGACACGATCAGCCCAGATCACGCCGGCTGA